In Alligator mississippiensis isolate rAllMis1 chromosome 9, rAllMis1, whole genome shotgun sequence, the genomic stretch CAATCATTAATACCGAGCTCCCAAAAGACAGGGATAGTTAATAGTTTTGCCTTGAGTCATTCAAAAGGCAATTtaaattctcaaaaaaaaaagatatcagtgACATTTCCAAGAATGCTTTCACCTTAGGAATAAAGATGGAATATTTTAAGAATGGTGAGGAAGTAAGCAACAGATCATTTTCCTCAGATCCTTCCTTTCCCTCTGAAGAAGTTGCATACTGACTCAAGGTGAAATGCACTCTAATCAAGACTGAAATAGTGCTGATGAAGTCTCATTCCCTCCTGCTCAACACCACTAATCGGCCATTTGTTACAACTCCCTCAGACCCTTTAGCTTCTGCAGCCAATAGAAACATAACAGCAGCAAGTATGATTTTGTTTTTCCGCAAGAGTCAATACCAAGCAATGTAAAATCATCCAGAAACTCAACACCTGGAGCAAAGTGCTGACCATGCTCACAACACTAGTATTTCAATAATGTCTCAGGAGTCAAAAAAGAAGCAAACAGAACATGCCACTAATCAGCTGAGACATAACGTTCAGCTGCTCATTAACTAAGGTCACTTGTATAAGGGTTTTTCAGGATGGATTAAAAACCAGGATGGCcaacattttctttattattattttgtaggGGAGGCAACAGTGCCTGGAACAGCTAATCAATGAGCCCCTACAAATTGCCAATCACTTTGGTAGTAGATTCAGGAGAAGCACTAGAAAATTATTAACATTAGTAATTTATGAACCGGCTTTGTAAGCCTGTTCATCTATTACAGCTATAAAACAGTTACATCAGCATTCAGCTTATACATGAAAGGGATTTTTATGTGACTGATATTCAATAAGCACTGGTCAATAGGATCACACTGTCTAACTGTACAGTTTATATATATGGGGATTTCAACAATGCTCATAAACAGCCCTTTAAATATAAAACTCTTATCATATTTTCAGATTATTAGTTACCTTTAAAATTATTGTAGGAAGGCTAACATATCAAGCTTACCTgtcaaaaccaagaaaaaaagcaTGCAATATGCTCATGCTCCAAGGACACTGCTCCCTGGCCTTCATTTTGCTTAGCCAGTAGTAATCACCAGCACAGAGAGTACCTAGGACCTTTAGAAAAGTCACAGGTACTTCAGCTTTGGTATGATACCTGAACCTCAGGGGCTAAGGCCAAGACTGGCAAAATATTTAGGTAACCATCTTCCCATTGGTACTCCATACCTGAGTCTGATTGGCAACTGAGAGAGATGCCATCACATTCATTTAGTtgaatattatatataaatgGCTTTCAGAGATGAGCTGAGACTGTTTCAATAGTTGTTAAAAAGGAACTTCTGAAAATCAGCCATTTTGGGGGCATGTGCTCTCTTTTTAACAGCAATGCCCtcttatttttaataaagaagtaacgggagtccactaggactcacTGTGTATGTCCTATTATAACATGTGCGATTGTAATGGCAAATCTGGCTTCAAAATAGCCTCTCTGGTTTACATTTATGCTCATCTCTTTTTATTGACTTGCTCATATCCTTTGAAAGCAATTATGCAAAATCACTAATATATACTTGGCATGTCTTACTCCCCACTTCATTTCAGAGATTATTTAAATAAGTCTTCCAAATCTAACCTGCTAGATAACTATTTTCCTTCTTTACAAAGAAGAATGTGTTTTAGGGTAAGATTAATAAAATTTCCTATAACTCTCTCTAAAACTGCAATTTAAACTGTGCTTCCAGTTTTCAAATGTGCTACATATTATTCTAGCATTTCAAAAGCTGCAAACACAGAAGCAGAGAAAACACTGCAGCTATAAATTCTACCTATTCCTGAACAACTTAAAAAGACTGTCACAGTGACACGTGTTTATATATTTCTATATGCTTGTTAAGATGCAGTTAAAATAAGTATCTCCATTGTACACTCTCATTCATACTCTTCTGTTCTTTctgatttctctttaaaaaaaaaaaagcatatataCTTTtcaacaaacatttttttaaaatctaacatCATCAGACTGGAAAAAGGAGTGGAGAATGTACTATTAAGGGCAATTCCTCACTGGTCCTCAGTGAACATATAAAATGACAGTCATTTCTATTGCTAATGTCTACCACACCTAGAAGGTTGGAACTCTTCTCCTGGGTATCTTCAAAGAGCCCAGTTCTGGATTTCCTTTCTTCTATGCCTTTTCCACTGCTAAGATACCTCACAAAGATGTACTAACTTTTCATTACAGTGCCATTCAACCTTGAAAAGATCAAAACTGCTCGGTTCACAACTAAAAGGTTGCATTTTTCTGCCAACCTTGTAAACTCAAGCTGAGCCCTGATAGTCAAGCTCGATTCTTAGTGGCATGCACATCAGCAGCAGCAATTAAGATTTTGCATGTATAGATTCTGCCTTTAGTTAGAAGAACTGAAGAAGGATAGCTGAGGGCAGAATTCAACTTAGGACTTGATCCACAGTTCATTAAATTCAATAGGAGTCTTTCTATTACCTTCATTGGCTTTTGGATTAGGTCCTTAAAACTTGATTAACAATTCTGTTGATAACACCCATGCCAGAAATGTATTCAGCTCACTTTCCTGTGCTGACTCTACAGTGTCAATTAAAgggaaaaagtaataaaaatgttttgccaTCAAGATAAGCTACGTGAGCTGGGGCATACAGCAGATCAGTAACACTATCTAGGAAGGTGTCCTTTTTACATAGTCCCTTTTCAGATAAAAGGACCATATGGTCTTATGGAAAAGTGAACCATCCTATAAGGATTGAGAACTATGCTTGTTCTTTAGAGTTCATTAGATTAATTAATATTCCATAAAACAGAAAGTTTATCATCCTTTATTACATCTTATAAGTGCCTAGAGCAaattctaaatcagtggttctcaacatctTTAGGCTCAAGGAACCCCTCCATAcgttttctgaatttagcagcaccccagttgaaaaATCACTGAGCTACAATCTAAATTCAAAAAAGTTATGGAGATGTGCATGGAgactgaaaaggctgagaaccagtgCCATAGACTAGAGAGCTGGACAAGTCCAGGGTGGTTCCACATTTTTAGTGCAGTGACTGGCAGTATCACAAACTTCAAGCTCCAATTACGAGTTTCCTGTAGAGCGCAGATAGCCAAAATATggtccgcaggccagatccagtccaccaaTAGATTGTATCCggctcacagctgcccctgctgcactcccgACGGGGCTCAGCACTGCCTATTCCCTATCgggcagcccatgccatgctcccACCCGCAGCTGTCAATGGCAccaccctggcccaggccccagccagcatgcacagcatcccagcaggactgctcctgctgctgttggagGCACCCGGGTACTGCTCGacaccccccacctcctgtggctcctcctcctcctttgtgGGACAATGAGGTGTCTGGCAGGAGGCAAAGAAAATGCTTACCTCCTGGCACAGGGGCCGGGTGCTGTAGCTCCCTTGGAAGGATTTCATgtcaccccagttgagaatcactgctctaggccATTCTATTACAATGCCACAACTCCTGTTTTGTTTCACCCATCACAGTCTACAAGGTTTTTCTGTATAGGCCATACATCTATTTTTACAAAGGTTTCTCCTTTAAAACTGATGGGATGATATAATCCAAAATGATTCAATTATCACTATAGAGTATACAGCCTAATGACAGACCAGCAGAAAGTCAGGAAAATCATATAGCTGGCTGACCAGGTAACATTCAGAAGCCTTCACCTGAAGTTCTAGCTGTGACTCACAACTCTTCATCCTCAAAGGAGGCCGAGGTGAGCATGAAAAAGCAAcggcttcccttccttcccttctggtGGATCTTCCACAGAATTCAGTCCATCATGAAAGGGACCATTTGTACTGGCCTCCATCAACATGGAATAATATATATTGCAAGTTAAATAGTACTTTTAATGACAGCAACATGACAGGTCGACTTACTCAAATAAAATGTGAATCAAGCATTCAAATCTACAAAGAGCATATCCAATGGAAGATTTAAGAGAACCAATCCTTGCGGTAAGTACTGCATAGGTAGAAAGGTCAATTCCCAATAGGTACCATTACTGGCTCCTGAACAACAATACTGGTAACTATTTATAGTCGAATGTGATAGAAAATGAATGAGCAGAAGCTacttttgcaaaactgcaaaagcaTTTTTCTTCAAGGAATTTACTTTATTTAATATCTGAGGTGAGAGTTTGAAATAATCTGTAGATCAATCTGTTTGTAATAAGACTAGGAAAAGCCTGATTATTCAGACTATAAATCAACACTATCAACCAAATAATCAAATTCCTGATCTGTGGGATGACTCTAATCAGACTGTTCCACTAGAGTTAAATTCTGAAGAGCaatctcttcagcctggaaaacaaATTGGACATAATTTAACCCTCACTCATATCATTCAGAAGTGCCTTTCAATGTGGTCTTTGAAATCATCTGACTTTATAGTAACATAAGTATGAAAACAGGCTTGTTAACAGAGTCAGATCCTCACTAAGCTGCAGAAGTGAAGTCTAGTGAGATTTCAAACTAACCCCTGATTCAGCACGATGGACAGGAAGCTCTGCTTAATAAGCATTTCACCAAGAGGTTGGAagcaaaacactgatgctgatgCGGATGATGATAATTAACCAAAGGCAGTGAGGGTTTAAACATCTCACATCTGAAGGAACAGTAGATCATATCATGTAAAgcgttttattttattttgttatttttctggttaTTTTGATCTTCACTTAAAACATGAAAATTACACTGCACAAAGAACAAAAAAGGTCATAAAATGTATTTAAGGGACCAGTCTGAAGAGGCAGGAAGACAGTTAAGATAATAGTTAATTTAAATGCCTAATCCTTATGATTTTATAGCTGTAGATTTCATAGTATAAATGTAGTGAATTATATTAATCCAACCTTTGCATTAAGACTAAGTTATGTAAGGGGGGGCTGTATTATGCACCCATGcactacatacatacatacataaatatacatatatacacatgcgtgcacacacacacacgtacatatatTTGTTATCGATCTATCTAGTATATTATAATACTATAATATAAACTCTctactctctctctcatatatataaaatgtgtgtgcatatgcataatatacacacactcacgcaTACACACATCCCTAAATAATTTGGTCTTAATGCAAAAGTTGGATTCATAAGATATGTAtgcattatatatgtatatattataacggtataaatatatatatagtatatacatataaatgtatgcacatacagacatactatacatatatgatatatatacatAATTATAGTGGtgattatatattatataatggttatattatatataattattataatgtttataaataaaataattgttttgagagagagaaagagagagagaaaataaccaTTATATACTCACAACTAAATTTTTTCAGCTGTATTCAGATAAAACCAGTGATATCCTCCAGCTGATTATATTAATCTCAGGTAAAATTCCATATGAATAACCCAAGGATGATATATAACCTAGATTTGCACATCAAGTTAGAAGTCATCAATCTAAATTCTGTGGATACCAGCTACCACACCTGTTCTTCTACGCAGTCCTACTAAATAGAATATAACCACTTAACCAAGGGTAATTTGAAGTGTAGTCCTGAACCATTTCCTTAAGTCAAACagggaaaagggggaggaggaggtggaggaacaAATAGCAGTATTTTCTTGAAAGAATAATGTGAAAATAGGGCAAAAAATGACATCTGTTGCCATAATGAGTTAAGACTGAGCATGTCTTTAAGGAGCAAGAATCCTGTCAATTAATTTTCAGCCTACAGTTATATTGCTATAAATGTCTCAAAGTTTCCTTTGAACATTTACAGCTACTTGAGTGGTTTTACGTGCATAGTTATGAAGTGGTCTACTCAAGACTAGATTTAAGGGAATGTGCATAAATTCCTCAAATTTCAAAGTAATTTTCATGCTTGCTCAGACTTTGGAAACTGGCTCTAAGAATTCACTGTACTTATTACATGGAGAGTTACTGAATCTAGCTTGAGTCACTCTACTTTTCCTTTGGTTGGAAACCTCTTAGGATAAATTAAAGGATGGGCACCCCTATAGAGTGCCTTCTCACCCTATCTTGGCATCTGTCTCTTcttgtctgttcacttgctgtTTCTCTCCAGCTCTTTTTCCACTATTCCCAACGTATTTATGCCTAGTGATTCTCCTCTGTCTCCCACTTCTGATTCCTCCAGTTAAATAGAATGCCACCTGCTGATGGGTTAGCACTGATGCCACCCACAGCCATCCTAACAGCTGAAAGAGTAAAGAAAAGAAGCTTACCCTAGAAGTCTACAGTGGAAGCCTACAGCCATATGCATTAGACTTGTTCCCAATTACCTGAGGTGCCTCTAAGATGCAGAGAGAGAAGATGAGTGGCTTCAAAGGACAACTTGCAACTCTATTTATGGCAACAGGAGCTTGTTTGCAATGAGGGCAGAGTCCTGTCCCTCCCTGACCTGCCATATTCTTCCACTCTGAATCCCTTCAACTGCTCTGGCATATGAATGCATTTTAGGATTAGAAGTCACTGAGCTAACAATTAGAACCAGGACATTTCCGTTTCCAACTTATACTTTCCTATTTCAGGTCTGAGAACTCATAGACATCTGTGTGCAAGACCCAGCCAACTGCTCTGGCAAGAGTGTCATTTTGGAACCAGGTGGAAAGGTTTACTTTCCATAATCTGTTTATGAGACAGCAGAAAGACCATAAAAGGAGTTTGCACataacatatttatatatattatatcatACTGCTTTATAATCAGGCATGGACTCAGGCCATAAAGTTCTGATCCAGTTCCATATTTCAAGCACTCCAGTTTAAGGGATGTTCAAAACACAGGAGAACCAGGGGATGGAATAAAGAGAAAGAAATCTTTCCTTCAACCCATGTTCAGGCCCTTAAACCCTCAACTACTGCCCCACCTCTAAGCAATACCAGTCTGTGACAACTTAATTCTCCCTGTACAGGAACTCTGTTCCCTGGGTCCATTTAATTGTAGACCTAATGTTCAAATGCTGCCTGTCTCTAAATTCCCTTTTGCATTGGCCTATTTGAAACTGGAGTAGagcccagctgcacagcacgCAAGGACTGCGTAGTCATCCTGAGTTTCTGCTCTGCAGCACATCTCACTACCCCCCTCAGCAAAACAGATGCAAGTTTGCTGCGTTGGATGCTTTCTGTGGCCCTTGTAATCGTGGGTAAGTTTCACCCAGCGAGAACATGAATCTCCCATTAGCCTTAATGGCCCCTAAATATAAACTCCAAAGGGAGCATAAGTCTCACCATATTAATAATACATTTCAACAGCATATGCTGTATCCATTAGTTTATCTGAATAACTGCCACTTTGCACAATTTCCTTCAATCCACCTGATTGCTTTCAAATGGATTAATTTTCACATGCAGAATGTTATTTAAATACATGCCACCATGAGCTTTTAGACACAAATATTTTAGGACATAAAAATGACTTTTCCTTCTATTCTTGTAGAAATGAACCACTTCCACACACATTGCCTAGCTCAGATGTAGCTGAGCTTCAGGTTTGCACAAGAGGTAGTTAAGCTGCTCAGCTAAGAACATCTTAGCATGTAGCTAACTAGTTGCATTAGAGCACCTCCCATGTTTCAGCCCATTAACCTGAGCACAACAGCTTGATGAATTAATGCTTATATAGGCACAGTTGGCAGCTTCTAATTAAATAATTATGGCTAAGCAGCTGCAGAGAAGTTATAATGTCCCACTAGAAAGCCAGCTGTCAATTTTATCGGTCctcaaagtttaaaataaaatgactttTGAAGATTTGATTTGAAGGGCCTTCTTTGACTAACATATTCTGTAAGTATTGCCTCAGTTCCTACATTAGCTCTGCCTGCGATTGGATTACTAACGCACAGCTGTACAATCCTTGCAAGCCAGCAATGACAACTGTTACAATAACTCAAGACAGGCTCAAGTCACAAGTCAGACCTGGATCTAGATTGAGCAGGCTGAGTTGGCCTCTTGGTCATTAGTTTAGCTCATTCTAGAGACAAAGCTCATTTAAATAAATTCTGATCCAGATCCAGGCTTGAATTTTAAAGATCCACAGAGCTGAAATGTGCTCAGATAGGGCCAGACCCAAAGCCTGTTGAATGCAATGGGCATCATTCCAGGGACTTCAGTGGGTTGAGCCCAGGCCTGTGTTGCTGAAGCTACACATTCatattctctctttttctcttgcaTATATTTCTAGGATGCTTCTGACTTCGGCAACTAAGCACTagtactgataaaaaaaaaaggaagtaaaagcTAACAGTCTTGGAAGGGTAAGGATGGGAAGAATACAAGAGAACAGTGATCTGTGTTTGCTAATTAGAACATGATTCAGGGCCTATCTTCAATTATGAAAGAGTCTCTAAATAAAGCACAAGTAAGCTTCCCAATTTTTTCAGAAAATGCTTTAATTTAAGGTTCGCTTCAGCCCATTTGTGGAACTACATTAATTTTGCTTCAGTAAGAGATATGAATTAGAAACTTATTATTAAGTTACCAATCTCAGCCTGCCCTCAAGGGGATCCAAGACCTTTGAACTATTTTATAAGAAGTGGAGACAAAACATACTTTTTAATAAATCTATGTATATAAAAAACAGAGGAGTCTTTTACAGAATGCTAACCTAAGCACTGTTACCTTAGCAGATCTGAGGTGTCTGTTGAGAGGCCCTAGCATTGCACTGTAGTGTATTACACTTGTAATAATAAAGTACCCAAGTCCTGCCACATCTTTCAACATAAACTTTAATAAAATTTTCATGTTATTGGCATTGCTAATAATAGTTACGTGTAGCGTGACAGGTAAGTAGGACAAAGTAGCTATTATTcaccttcctttctctctctgcccagcAACTTCAAGATATAGGACAAAGTCCACTTCAATAAATGGAATAGGGAAATATTCTCTCCTTTACCCTttcaaaataaagtaaaatagccAGGTCAGCTCCTTGAATATTTCAGTCCCAGAGGTTAGGGAATGATTTTCTGATACAGGATTATAGAATTAAAATTACTCTGATGTTACCATTGGTAACAGTGTCCCTGCCTGAACATCAACTTAGAAATTTAATGAGCCTGCTAGAGCTATCAGATGAAAATTAGTACAACAGTATGTGATCTGATGTGACTGCAGTTAGCAGGGCAGATGCATCTAGTTACGAGGGGGGCTATTTTTTCATAGGCATGTTGCATAACAAGATGAAACAATCTGCCTCTCTATCCACTGAACCCTCATTCTAAAGTATACGAATTGGGTCTGGGAAAGACCCCTGCTGAAAAGGAGATGGAACAACTGGattttgtttcttcttccctgcatgtgtgtcaGTTTTGTTGACAGATGGCTTGGCTGGCTGTGCCTGACTAGTATCAAATAGCTATTACCTTTGTAAATTGAATCTCATTTGAAGATTTTCTGTAATTAAATCTGCAGTGTGTTTGCAAGGCTTCTATTGAATCCAGCAAGTACTCAGAAAATGTGTCAGGCAGTCAGATAAATGGCAGATTTGCAAAGCCAAGCATAGCCGAATCTTTCAGCTgcaggggagaaaaggggtgCTTTTGGCAGTCTGTGCTGCCACCTAGCCAAGACGATACCATTGAGTTCAGCATCAGTTTATAGTATAAGAGCTTAACCTAAAACATAGCCACTGGGATCCCGTTTTATCAAAGGACAACTTCCGTCAGCAACAGATACAGTAAAATCAAGTCTGCCAGTGCTTTGAAACcaagaaaaatttgaaaaaaagacCGACTTTAAGCAGATGATTAATTTTTGCACTGCAAATAGCTTGTACTTACGGTAGAAGACGTATTCAGTATAGCTGGACCAGACCTTGTCATCTGTGTATTGGTTGACAAAAGAAGCCGTTACTGAGGAATTACAGGCCACCATGTGGAATCCGCATTCTGACAGCATGTCAAAAGCCCTCTCTAGGTGCTTGAACTTGAGATAGAACCTGGAGGTGTATCTTTCCGGAGCCCTATCGGGGTCTCTGCTCTCATTCAAACTTTCTCCAAAGACCTCTTTGACTAGAGCAATCCTTCCACAAACCAAAATCCTTGGAACTCTCCTGAATTTGGCATCAGCTTGGCTCTCTCTGCCGATGGTGCATGACCCCCTGTACCCAATGGTAATGAATCCCCACTTTCGGTCAGAAGGTAAGAGCGATGATGGGGGGCATATTCTTGTGTCACTGCTTTGGGAAACCTCCTCGTAATCACTGTGGCAATAGTCATCAGGGCTTTGCTTGATATCATCAGGAGTAAGGAGTTTGACCAAGTCTGGGAGCTGGAAGTATTCAGCTTCCCTCTTGAGCCTTCCCTTCTCTGGGAAGTGGTCAGGCAGGACCACTTGCTTGTCCCTGAGATAGTCCAGAATGTAGCGGAAAAGAAAGCCATCCCTATCAATGAAGAACCTTCCCTTGGAGTCCTTGGCTAGATCATTGGCTGTGTCTCTCTTCGGGGTGAACATTTTCCACAGCAAGGAGTGGGGGATGCCTATCAGGGTGGAATGGCGAGTGAAGTAAACTTGGCCACCCACATTTAGCTCCACCACCTCAGGGAAGGAGTGAAGACCAGCCCCTTGTTCTCTAGCAGGGAGGTAAGTCCTGCAGTTTCCACTCAGAGCCATTGTATTTTCAAACAAAAATCAACCACAAAGAAAGGCAGGGCTATAAATCACATCAAAGTATAAAATAAGGCTCCTACCATGtaacaggaaaaggaaaacaccaaggggtttatttaaaaaaaaaaaaagtcagatttgTCCATAAGTGACTGTGTCACAGAAGCTTGAAAAGTGGCTTAAACAGTGGATGGAGAGCAATCGCCTTGTGAAATGCAATCACATCATCAGATCTTCCAGCAAAGCCCCAAAAATCAAGGTCATGCCAAGCCTACGATTATTCACAGGTCTGTTAAAGagggaaagcaaaacaaaacaattatttcTCTGAATATCATAAAAGTTAAAACAAGGTAAAGCAGGTTAGTCTATACAGCTAAGAGAAACCTCTTTGCTAATTTTCTTTTTGCTGgggtgtttttttcctcccccaagcAATAATTAGTGTGGGGAAAATATACATGACAGCATTGTATTAAGAAGAAATTACATATTTCAGCTTTAAACAAGCCGGGCACTTAGAGCCTATGCAGATGGGAAAATGAGAACATCAAGTCTTACCTTGGTTACAGTTAATGCATAGTTCTTGTCAAGAAAAGCAAATTGTCAAAGCAATCAGAACACACGGACAGGCACACTGAGTCCAATTAATAGCAAATCCAACCCCAGAAAGGTACACAAAAGGTAAGAAAAGTGCTCTTAGCAATATCCATGTAGATCTCAAGAGTTAAACCGAGTCACAGGAAAGTTAACCATGGCAGGTGATGATAAGAAACCAGTATGTATAGCAATAtctgagatggaaaaaaaaaccaaaataaatccCAATCAGTATCCTTaagagtggggggaa encodes the following:
- the KCTD16 gene encoding BTB/POZ domain-containing protein KCTD16; protein product: MALSGNCRTYLPAREQGAGLHSFPEVVELNVGGQVYFTRHSTLIGIPHSLLWKMFTPKRDTANDLAKDSKGRFFIDRDGFLFRYILDYLRDKQVVLPDHFPEKGRLKREAEYFQLPDLVKLLTPDDIKQSPDDYCHSDYEEVSQSSDTRICPPSSLLPSDRKWGFITIGYRGSCTIGRESQADAKFRRVPRILVCGRIALVKEVFGESLNESRDPDRAPERYTSRFYLKFKHLERAFDMLSECGFHMVACNSSVTASFVNQYTDDKVWSSYTEYVFYRKYKLFAVQKLIICLKSVFFSNFSWFQSTGRLDFTVSVADGSCPLIKRDPSGYVLG